The following coding sequences are from one Carassius auratus strain Wakin chromosome 47, ASM336829v1, whole genome shotgun sequence window:
- the LOC113065035 gene encoding uncharacterized protein LOC113065035 has product MQADFVISMYFNCGNDTKIIHHLICLLVWCQGVETLTQLTHLGDNVFINCDLEEKEIYWMLVTMELPNRPVIILRLFSTSPTPFYYNASFRPKYSVQHENRLFIKNVTLDELGVYYCMTTEAPPKFSNSTRLHISEPAKLLECQNHTVVENIEQNHMVVNCTDQIQRPWMIFVILSGLMHGVLVFVVIGVCYYSRNILKRQEEDLEGTQIMPLEQRKEPKTVYTEVGFSLTSEEFEKNWCFSPAARIINRNARS; this is encoded by the exons atgCAAGCAGATTTCGTAATCTCCATGTATTTTAACTGCGGAAATGACACAAAGATCATCCACCATCTTATCT GTCTTCTAGTGTGGTGTCAAGGTGTAGAAACATTAACACAGCTAACACATTTGGGAGACAATGTGTTCATAAACTGTGATCTTGAAGAAAAAGAGATCTATTGGATGCTAGTAACGATGGAACTACCAAATCGTCCGGTTATAATATTGCGGTTGTTTTCAACGTCACCAACTCCTTTTTACTACAATGCAAGTTTCAGACCCAAATATTCAGTGCAACACGAAAATCGTCTTTTTATCAAAAATGTCACTCTTGACGAGTTAGGCGTTTATTACTGCATGACCACAGAGGCACCTCCCAAATTCAGCAACAGCACCAGACTTCACATCTCTG AACCAGCTAAATTACTTGAATGCCAGAATCACACTGTGGTGGAGAATATTGAGCAGAATCACATGGTGGTGAATTGTACTGACCAAATTCAGAGACCGTGGATGATATTTGTTATCTTATCTGGTCTGATGCATGGTGTTCTGGTCTTTGTGGTCATTG GTGTATGTTACTActctagaaatattttaaaaagacaagaaGAAGATTTAGAGGGGACTCAGATTATGCCTCTGGAACAACGTAAAGAGCCAAAAACTGtg TATACTGAGGTGGGCTTTTCCTTGACGTCTGAAGAGTTTGAAAAAAACTGGTGCTTTTCTCCTGCAGCACGAATCATAAACAGAAACGCTCGTTCCTGA